The following proteins are co-located in the Paenibacillus sp. FSL H8-0079 genome:
- a CDS encoding purine-nucleoside phosphorylase translates to MTALNQQMISEAASYIQSKSSIKPEVGLILGSGLGVLAELIEDGVSIAYQDIPHFPVSTVEGHEGELLVGTIKGRPVVMMKGRFHMYEGYGPELTAFPVRVMKELGVSSLLVTNAAGGVNTSYEAGDLMLISDHLNLTGKNPLIGPNDAALGVRFPDLSEAYSRRLRALAKDTAASQGFNVREGVYAGMLGPNYETPAEIKMLRTLGSDAVGMSTVSEVIVARHAGLEVLGISCISNMAAGILDQPLSHDEVMETTERVRESFLALVLAVIPQM, encoded by the coding sequence ATGACAGCATTAAACCAACAAATGATTTCGGAAGCAGCATCTTATATTCAAAGCAAAAGCTCCATCAAGCCGGAAGTCGGTTTGATTTTGGGTTCGGGTCTTGGTGTTCTGGCAGAACTGATTGAAGATGGCGTAAGCATCGCTTATCAGGATATTCCACATTTTCCAGTGTCTACAGTAGAAGGACATGAAGGTGAGCTATTGGTCGGAACCATCAAAGGTCGTCCAGTGGTGATGATGAAAGGCCGCTTCCACATGTACGAAGGTTATGGTCCGGAACTGACAGCCTTCCCGGTACGTGTTATGAAGGAACTGGGTGTAAGTAGCCTGCTTGTAACGAATGCTGCAGGTGGCGTGAATACGTCATATGAAGCTGGGGACTTGATGCTGATCTCGGATCACTTGAATCTTACAGGCAAAAATCCACTGATCGGACCAAATGACGCTGCACTGGGCGTGCGTTTCCCGGATCTGTCGGAAGCATATAGCCGCCGTTTGCGCGCACTGGCGAAGGATACGGCCGCCTCACAAGGTTTTAACGTACGTGAAGGGGTATACGCAGGCATGCTCGGTCCGAACTACGAGACACCGGCAGAGATCAAAATGCTGCGTACATTGGGCTCAGACGCAGTGGGTATGTCCACTGTATCTGAAGTGATCGTGGCGCGCCATGCAGGCCTGGAAGTGCTCGGTATTTCCTGTATCAGCAACATGGCTGCCGGAATTCTGGACCAGCCGCTGTCACATGATGAGGTGATGGAAACGACGGAACGTGTGCGTGAGTCGTTCCTGGCGCTGGTATTGGCAGTTATTCCACAAATGTAA
- a CDS encoding tyrosine recombinase yields MKQTIHAYALYLEDDKGMSSSTLESYLRDVDKFIEFADKEYGIREADQVRRTHVVLFAGQLKQAGRANATIARSIVSLRSYFHFLMRRGDIIQDPTFDVEAPKADKTPPQVLTIPEIEQLLTAPDIRSPQGVRDRAMLELLYATGIRVSELIALDIRDVQPGMRFIRCGGAGKERILPIGAPAAHWASVYVEEFRNQLLKTDSDEQALFVNVSGRRLTRQGFWKLLKKAAVDAGISEEITPHTLRHSFAAHLIANGADTRAVQDMLGHVEQPGQQYGNHGRKTMKEIYETHHPRAR; encoded by the coding sequence ATGAAACAGACGATACACGCCTATGCCTTATACTTGGAAGATGATAAAGGGATGTCAAGCAGTACACTTGAATCGTATCTCCGAGACGTGGACAAGTTCATTGAATTTGCAGATAAGGAATATGGCATACGCGAAGCCGATCAGGTCAGACGTACGCATGTCGTCCTGTTTGCAGGTCAACTCAAACAGGCAGGACGTGCTAACGCAACCATTGCCCGCAGCATCGTATCTCTGCGCTCCTACTTTCATTTTTTGATGCGGCGGGGTGATATTATACAGGACCCTACGTTTGATGTGGAAGCCCCCAAGGCGGATAAGACGCCTCCACAGGTGTTAACCATTCCGGAGATCGAACAGCTGCTGACAGCACCTGATATTCGTTCACCGCAGGGTGTGAGAGATCGAGCGATGCTTGAGCTATTGTATGCTACAGGCATTCGGGTATCGGAACTGATTGCGCTCGACATTCGGGATGTACAGCCTGGCATGCGCTTTATACGGTGCGGTGGGGCAGGCAAGGAACGCATTCTTCCCATCGGTGCGCCAGCCGCACATTGGGCAAGTGTATATGTGGAGGAATTCCGCAATCAGTTGCTCAAAACTGATTCGGACGAGCAGGCACTGTTCGTGAATGTGTCTGGCAGGCGTTTAACCCGGCAAGGCTTCTGGAAGCTGCTCAAAAAAGCGGCGGTGGATGCGGGGATTTCGGAAGAAATTACGCCGCATACCCTTCGTCATTCGTTCGCAGCACACCTGATTGCCAATGGGGCAGACACACGTGCCGTACAGGACATGCTGGGCCATGTGGAGCAGCCGGGACAACAATATGGCAATCATGGTCGCAAAACCATGAAAGAAATCTATGAAACCCATCATCCGAGGGCAAGATAG
- a CDS encoding DUF4227 family protein encodes MIISVRRGLRFIRFIIFFAALVYLFYHVLDLFNGWISPVDQYQMPTGNAIKVFQETDWPGNGEGRPTMAERLRLFYWYGE; translated from the coding sequence ATGATTATATCAGTGCGGAGAGGGCTCCGTTTTATTCGATTTATTATATTTTTTGCCGCATTAGTTTATCTGTTCTATCATGTTCTGGATCTGTTTAATGGCTGGATCTCACCTGTGGATCAGTATCAGATGCCGACTGGAAATGCGATCAAAGTATTTCAGGAAACGGATTGGCCGGGTAATGGGGAAGGACGTCCTACGATGGCAGAGCGTCTCCGTCTGTTCTATTGGTACGGGGAGTAG
- a CDS encoding Fur family transcriptional regulator: MEARIDKIKQQLQSQGYKLTPQREATLRVLLENEEDHLSAEDVFMLVKEKAPEIGLATVYRTLELLSELHVVEKINFGDGVARYDLRGDTSKHHHHHLICVQCGSMDEIREDWLGPLEERLEREFNFSVVDHRLDFHGICYRCKAKNEQKPKDEE, translated from the coding sequence ATGGAAGCACGGATTGATAAAATTAAGCAGCAACTACAGTCCCAAGGATATAAATTAACGCCCCAGCGGGAAGCCACCTTAAGAGTACTTCTTGAGAATGAAGAAGATCATCTGAGCGCAGAAGATGTATTCATGCTCGTTAAAGAAAAGGCTCCCGAAATCGGTCTGGCAACCGTGTACCGTACCCTCGAACTGCTGAGTGAGCTGCATGTTGTAGAGAAAATCAACTTCGGCGACGGTGTAGCGCGTTATGATCTGCGCGGAGATACATCCAAGCATCACCATCATCACTTAATCTGTGTTCAATGCGGAAGTATGGATGAAATACGTGAAGACTGGCTTGGACCGCTTGAAGAGCGTTTGGAGCGGGAATTTAACTTTTCGGTAGTAGATCACCGACTGGACTTTCATGGAATTTGTTATCGTTGCAAAGCTAAAAATGAACAGAAACCCAAAGATGAAGAATAA
- the spoIIM gene encoding stage II sporulation protein M, giving the protein MRSSYFTFKGQTSLYVFVAVLFLVGVIFGALMVNALSLEQRQDLEGYLGNFFMTVQHSAQVTDTGAYWDIAMLHLKWVGLIFILGLSVVGLPGILVLDFLKGVLIGFTVGYLVGQYSWKGLLFALVSVAPHNLFVIPILLICSVAAMTFSLYIIRNRVLMQRTPGRQRPFASYIVLTLVMAALLLGVASFETWVTPAMMRWVTPMLLPA; this is encoded by the coding sequence ATGCGCTCTTCCTACTTTACATTTAAAGGTCAGACTTCGTTATATGTATTCGTGGCTGTCTTGTTTCTGGTTGGCGTCATTTTTGGCGCACTCATGGTCAATGCATTGTCACTTGAGCAACGTCAGGATCTGGAGGGTTATCTCGGAAATTTCTTTATGACCGTGCAGCACAGCGCACAAGTGACTGATACCGGGGCATATTGGGACATTGCCATGCTTCATCTGAAATGGGTAGGTCTGATCTTTATTCTGGGTTTATCCGTCGTCGGACTGCCCGGCATACTGGTTCTGGATTTTCTGAAAGGTGTGCTCATTGGATTCACAGTGGGGTACCTTGTTGGGCAGTATTCCTGGAAAGGGCTGCTCTTTGCACTAGTGTCCGTGGCACCGCATAATTTGTTCGTCATTCCGATCCTACTGATCTGCAGTGTGGCGGCTATGACGTTCTCGTTATACATCATTCGCAATCGTGTTTTAATGCAGCGAACACCGGGTCGACAAAGGCCGTTTGCTTCATATATAGTGTTAACTTTGGTCATGGCTGCACTGCTGCTTGGCGTGGCGTCTTTTGAAACATGGGTTACACCTGCGATGATGCGCTGGGTCACACCAATGCTACTACCGGCCTAA
- a CDS encoding endonuclease Q family protein, translating into MQDQLATSALWDPCYTDLHIHIGRTSRGEAVKISGSRDLTFENIAREASERKGIHLLGVIDCHSPVVQMDIEQLLESGTMSEIEGGGIAYQDTTILLGTEIELREPGTREFHMLAYFRDLKTMKSFTDWMKRYMKNVNLSSQRVYVPALEMQAEIKARGGLIVPAHVFTPHKGIYGSTAPRMGDVLDTRLVDAVELGLSSDSSMASYIQELDYVPFLTNSDAHSLGKIGREYNELQVAAPSFDEFRMALQGESGRSIAANYGLNPRLGKYHRTYCAACGSIMDEQAMSAERCPHCGSLKLVQGVLDRILAISDRESPHVPANRPAYHYQVPLEFIPGLGKAKLRQLLDHFGTEMNVLHRTREEELATVVGPVLAGLIVAARNGKLELSSGGGGTYGKVAVQEKASE; encoded by the coding sequence ATGCAAGATCAACTGGCAACGTCCGCCTTGTGGGATCCCTGTTATACCGACCTGCATATTCACATCGGACGAACGTCTCGCGGCGAGGCTGTTAAAATCAGTGGCAGTCGGGATCTGACATTTGAGAATATTGCCCGGGAAGCTTCGGAACGTAAAGGAATTCATTTGCTTGGTGTTATTGATTGTCATTCTCCGGTTGTACAGATGGATATTGAGCAATTGCTGGAGAGTGGGACGATGTCCGAGATTGAGGGAGGCGGCATTGCCTACCAGGACACCACCATTCTGCTGGGTACAGAGATTGAGCTGCGCGAGCCTGGAACACGTGAATTTCATATGCTGGCGTACTTTCGTGATCTGAAAACGATGAAGTCCTTCACGGACTGGATGAAACGTTATATGAAAAATGTAAACCTCAGTTCTCAGCGGGTATACGTGCCCGCTCTTGAGATGCAGGCCGAGATTAAGGCCCGTGGTGGACTTATTGTGCCTGCACATGTGTTTACACCGCATAAAGGCATCTATGGCAGTACGGCGCCTCGTATGGGCGATGTACTGGATACCCGTCTTGTGGATGCGGTCGAGCTGGGCTTAAGCTCTGATTCATCCATGGCCAGTTATATTCAAGAATTGGATTATGTTCCGTTCCTGACCAATTCGGATGCCCACTCTCTCGGTAAGATTGGACGGGAGTATAATGAACTGCAAGTGGCTGCACCTTCTTTTGATGAATTCCGTATGGCACTCCAAGGAGAATCAGGCAGAAGCATTGCCGCCAATTATGGACTGAATCCAAGGCTGGGCAAATATCACCGTACTTACTGTGCAGCATGTGGCAGTATTATGGACGAGCAGGCGATGTCAGCAGAGCGCTGTCCTCACTGTGGCAGTCTGAAGCTGGTGCAGGGGGTGCTGGATCGCATTCTGGCGATCTCTGATCGAGAGAGTCCTCATGTTCCTGCAAACAGACCAGCCTATCATTATCAGGTGCCACTGGAGTTCATTCCGGGACTTGGCAAGGCCAAACTGCGCCAGCTACTGGACCATTTTGGTACAGAAATGAACGTACTTCATCGCACGCGTGAGGAAGAGCTTGCTACGGTTGTTGGACCTGTGCTGGCAGGCCTGATTGTGGCTGCACGGAACGGAAAACTGGAGTTGTCCTCCGGAGGTGGCGGAACGTACGGTAAAGTTGCTGTTCAGGAAAAAGCCTCGGAGTGA
- a CDS encoding NUDIX hydrolase, which produces MKPNQSAQSIHAAQPANPKLDEVTVSTKPIFEGKVISLQVDTVKLPNGQTATREIIRHPGAVAVLALNGDRMLVVDQYRQAMGRTEVEIPAGKLDPGEEPEVAAARELREETGYVAKSLRHLRSFYTSPGFADEIIHLYIAEELEAGDMALDEDEFLEVAEITLEEAYALMDENRISDAKTMMAVYAWDLYRTTGRF; this is translated from the coding sequence ATGAAACCAAACCAATCTGCCCAATCCATCCATGCGGCGCAACCTGCCAATCCGAAGCTGGATGAAGTGACCGTATCCACCAAGCCAATCTTCGAGGGAAAAGTGATCTCACTTCAGGTCGATACGGTTAAGCTGCCGAACGGCCAGACGGCTACACGTGAGATTATCCGACACCCTGGCGCTGTAGCTGTACTTGCCCTGAATGGAGATCGCATGCTTGTTGTAGATCAGTATCGTCAGGCGATGGGACGCACCGAAGTAGAGATTCCTGCGGGAAAACTGGATCCGGGAGAAGAGCCAGAAGTGGCAGCAGCACGTGAATTGCGAGAAGAGACAGGATATGTGGCTAAGTCGCTACGTCATTTGCGTTCGTTCTACACCTCACCAGGGTTCGCAGATGAGATCATTCATCTTTACATTGCCGAAGAGTTGGAAGCAGGGGACATGGCGCTGGACGAAGATGAATTCCTTGAAGTTGCCGAAATAACTCTGGAGGAAGCCTATGCGCTCATGGACGAGAACCGGATTAGCGATGCCAAAACGATGATGGCCGTGTACGCGTGGGACCTTTACAGAACGACAGGACGGTTCTAA
- the mciZ gene encoding Z-ring formation inhibitor MciZ, whose translation MNSYKTPQSVHVVGQARQVKLILKQWLREWGPDAKLIDLLAGRK comes from the coding sequence ATGAACAGTTATAAGACGCCTCAATCCGTACACGTAGTAGGACAAGCCCGGCAAGTGAAGCTCATACTCAAACAATGGTTGCGCGAGTGGGGCCCGGATGCCAAGTTAATCGATCTGCTCGCAGGACGTAAATAA